From a region of the Brevibacterium siliguriense genome:
- a CDS encoding acyl-CoA thioesterase → MATFELSPEVRWSDQDLLGHVNNARMITLIEECRVRWMHEIRAGHITGGGLLVARQTIDYLIPVMYGPELKMTVTVKKLGNSSFTVNTRGDQDGRQVFDHDCVLVHIDRNTQKPTPLTPELRSVFEPYLQN, encoded by the coding sequence ATGGCCACATTCGAACTCTCACCCGAAGTGCGTTGGTCGGACCAGGATCTGCTCGGCCACGTCAACAACGCACGGATGATCACGCTCATCGAGGAATGCCGAGTGCGTTGGATGCATGAGATCCGGGCCGGTCACATCACCGGGGGCGGGCTGCTCGTCGCCCGCCAGACCATCGATTACCTCATTCCCGTCATGTACGGCCCCGAGCTGAAGATGACCGTGACGGTGAAGAAGCTCGGCAACTCCTCGTTCACCGTCAACACCCGCGGTGACCAGGACGGACGCCAGGTCTTCGACCACGATTGCGTGCTCGTCCACATCGACCGGAACACTCAGAAGCCGACCCCACTCACCCCCGAGCTGCGGTCGGTCTTCGAACCTTATCTGCAGAACTGA
- a CDS encoding VOC family protein — MTLDAISIITSDMPAAISFYTALGLELADGGPDAPHTEFVSGPLRIHLDTEAVVLGMDPEWTRPTGGRKTSLAFDCSTAEAVDATFVQLTGSGDAGGDPVAGVVPEPWDAFWGQRYAVVSDPDCNTIDLFATRPSQNYLMAAQQPGARLLGRHQVVLGGADIRAEVRDRPESMKSRAAGQRRIFAMCLGP, encoded by the coding sequence ATGACACTCGACGCGATCTCCATCATCACCTCAGATATGCCCGCCGCCATCAGCTTCTACACCGCGCTCGGCCTCGAACTCGCCGACGGCGGCCCGGACGCCCCGCACACCGAATTCGTCTCCGGGCCCCTGCGGATCCACCTCGACACCGAGGCGGTCGTTCTCGGCATGGACCCCGAATGGACCCGCCCGACGGGAGGGCGCAAGACGTCCTTGGCCTTCGACTGCTCCACCGCCGAGGCGGTCGATGCGACATTCGTTCAGCTCACCGGGTCCGGCGATGCGGGAGGCGATCCCGTGGCCGGAGTCGTCCCTGAACCCTGGGACGCGTTCTGGGGTCAGCGCTACGCCGTGGTCTCCGACCCCGACTGCAACACGATCGACCTCTTCGCCACCCGCCCCTCCCAGAACTACCTGATGGCTGCCCAGCAACCTGGCGCGAGGTTGCTGGGCCGCCATCAGGTAGTTCTGGGAGGGGCGGACATACGGGCCGAGGTGCGTGACCGGCCCGAATCGATGAAGTCTCGCGCGGCCGGCCAGCGCAGGATCTTCGCCATGTGTTTGGGTCCATAG
- a CDS encoding electron transfer flavoprotein subunit beta/FixA family protein, translating into MNILVCIKRVPDIAGSVTLDATGTGIDESGLGHTMSSHEECAVELAIQTAAQAGGTVTVLTLGPAEAVEQLRAAVAVGANDGILVEAADPSVFAPEDIAQVIGDVIRDRAEAGQLFDLVLTGDDAADTGDFQVGIRLAYDLDYPVLTNIQTISVCGSDEGGRGGERGSGHIEARGIGPAGTEIFSLDVPAVIAIHEGGVDPRYPSITGRMKAKKAQVVEYDAPEPGTGSPRARLELPEVKASSVTILGEGPDAAPALVDVLEEIGVIRP; encoded by the coding sequence GTGAACATCCTCGTCTGCATCAAACGCGTCCCCGATATCGCCGGTTCCGTCACCCTTGATGCCACCGGCACCGGGATCGACGAATCCGGGCTCGGCCACACCATGTCCTCGCACGAGGAGTGCGCTGTCGAGCTTGCGATTCAGACCGCGGCCCAGGCCGGTGGGACCGTCACCGTGCTCACTCTCGGTCCCGCCGAGGCGGTCGAGCAGCTGCGTGCGGCCGTGGCGGTGGGCGCGAACGACGGCATCCTCGTCGAGGCGGCCGACCCGTCCGTGTTCGCCCCCGAGGATATTGCGCAGGTCATCGGTGATGTCATCCGTGATCGCGCCGAGGCGGGGCAGCTCTTCGATCTCGTCCTCACCGGCGACGATGCCGCCGATACCGGTGACTTCCAGGTCGGGATCCGCCTGGCCTACGACCTCGACTACCCGGTGCTCACGAACATCCAGACGATCAGTGTCTGTGGGTCGGATGAGGGCGGGAGAGGCGGCGAGCGCGGCTCCGGTCACATCGAAGCCCGCGGGATCGGACCGGCAGGCACGGAGATCTTCTCACTCGACGTGCCCGCCGTCATCGCCATCCACGAGGGCGGAGTCGATCCGCGCTATCCCTCGATCACCGGACGGATGAAGGCGAAGAAGGCGCAGGTCGTCGAATACGACGCCCCCGAACCCGGGACGGGCAGCCCCCGCGCCCGGCTCGAACTGCCCGAGGTGAAGGCGAGTTCGGTGACCATCCTCGGCGAGGGCCCCGACGCCGCTCCTGCCCTGGTCGATGTGCTCGAAGAGATCGGAGTGATCCGGCCATGA
- a CDS encoding GcvT family protein, which yields MASVPAQASVVVVGAGIVGNSLVQHLAELGWTDIVQVDKGPLPNPGGSTGHASNFIFPVDHSREITDLTLDSMRQYKELGVFTESEGFEVARTDERMEELRRRMASARAWGIESSLVTPAEVAEKVPFLDPEIILGAFWTPTVGVVDSVRAGTMMRESAEAKGALSVSSNTEVTGIDVEDGQIAAVHTTKGEIATNRILVACGVWSPRIAAMAGAAIPLTPAVHQMISVGPVPQLAERPGEISFPIVRDMDTFCYERQHGSDMEIGSYAHRPILHDPDEIPSIEAAKLSPTEMPFTDEDFDPQLEQAVELMPEVLSNPDVEIRYAINGLLSLTPDGAPILGESPQVRGLWSAAAVWVKEGPGVGRAVAEWMTNGCPEIDVQGADIARFHSHQRTRAHVKARTSEAFNKTYGIVHPGEQWSSDRNVRRCPMWQREAELGAVFFEAGGWERPQWYESNAGLVEEFGDAVMDRTAEWDSRWWSPIINAEHLAMRQRAGLVDLSSFVIFDVFGPAALDAVQHIALAQMDVAVGRVVYTPILDENGGFRTDLTIMQLAHDRFRVVTGAAHGMVDLKWFADRLPDTGAQIADLTSSWTTIGLWGPRARDILGGLTSADVSHEGFKFGTARAIEIGSLDVLASRISYVGDLGWELYVPMESGLKLWDMVMDAGNEHGLVPVGLGVYGTTGRIEKGYRAFGTELDSERSVVEVGMSRPKVKSQDFIGRAAHLRHREEDPKTVLCSLTVDDHTSASGEKRYMLGGEPIVSADGDALIDGHGRRAYVTSAGSAPSLGKHVLMAFLPPAEAVLGNRLQVVYMEEFYPVTVASIDSTPLFDPDNECIRR from the coding sequence ATGGCTTCCGTCCCCGCCCAGGCCAGCGTCGTCGTTGTCGGAGCCGGCATCGTCGGCAACAGTCTGGTCCAGCATCTTGCCGAGCTCGGCTGGACCGATATCGTCCAGGTCGACAAAGGCCCGCTGCCGAATCCGGGCGGTTCGACCGGGCACGCCTCGAACTTCATCTTTCCGGTCGACCACTCGCGTGAGATCACCGACCTCACCCTCGACAGCATGCGCCAGTACAAGGAACTCGGCGTCTTCACCGAGTCCGAGGGCTTCGAGGTCGCCCGCACCGACGAACGCATGGAGGAGCTGCGGCGGCGGATGGCCTCGGCACGCGCGTGGGGCATCGAGTCCTCCCTCGTCACCCCCGCCGAGGTTGCGGAGAAGGTTCCGTTCCTAGATCCCGAGATCATCCTCGGCGCTTTCTGGACCCCGACGGTCGGAGTCGTCGATTCCGTGCGTGCGGGCACGATGATGCGCGAATCCGCCGAAGCCAAGGGAGCGCTCAGCGTTTCATCCAACACCGAGGTGACCGGCATCGATGTCGAGGACGGGCAGATCGCAGCCGTGCACACGACGAAGGGGGAGATCGCGACGAATCGCATCCTCGTCGCCTGCGGTGTCTGGTCCCCGCGGATTGCTGCGATGGCCGGAGCCGCGATCCCGCTGACTCCGGCGGTCCACCAGATGATCAGCGTCGGACCCGTCCCCCAGCTCGCGGAACGACCGGGTGAGATCTCGTTCCCGATCGTGCGGGACATGGACACCTTCTGCTACGAACGGCAGCACGGATCCGATATGGAGATCGGCTCCTACGCCCACCGGCCGATCCTCCACGACCCCGACGAGATCCCCTCGATCGAGGCAGCGAAGCTCTCGCCCACGGAGATGCCGTTCACGGACGAAGACTTCGACCCGCAGCTCGAACAGGCCGTCGAACTCATGCCCGAGGTGCTGTCGAACCCGGACGTCGAGATCCGCTATGCCATCAACGGCCTGCTTTCCCTGACCCCGGACGGGGCGCCCATTCTCGGCGAATCACCGCAGGTGAGGGGCCTGTGGTCGGCGGCTGCCGTGTGGGTGAAGGAAGGGCCGGGAGTCGGCCGGGCCGTGGCCGAATGGATGACGAACGGGTGTCCCGAGATCGATGTGCAAGGCGCCGATATCGCGCGCTTCCACTCTCACCAGCGGACCCGTGCCCACGTCAAGGCCCGCACCTCTGAAGCGTTCAACAAGACCTATGGGATCGTCCATCCCGGCGAGCAGTGGAGTTCCGATCGCAATGTCCGCCGCTGCCCGATGTGGCAGCGCGAGGCTGAGCTCGGGGCGGTCTTCTTCGAAGCCGGCGGGTGGGAGCGACCGCAGTGGTATGAGTCGAATGCCGGTCTGGTCGAGGAGTTCGGTGACGCGGTCATGGACCGCACTGCCGAATGGGATTCCCGCTGGTGGTCCCCGATCATCAACGCCGAGCACCTGGCGATGCGACAGCGGGCCGGGCTCGTCGACCTCTCCAGCTTCGTCATCTTCGACGTCTTCGGTCCCGCCGCCCTCGACGCCGTCCAGCACATCGCCCTGGCTCAGATGGATGTGGCCGTCGGTCGGGTCGTCTACACCCCGATCCTCGATGAGAACGGCGGCTTCCGTACGGACCTGACGATCATGCAACTGGCGCATGACCGGTTCCGCGTCGTCACGGGCGCCGCCCACGGAATGGTTGATCTGAAATGGTTCGCCGACCGACTGCCGGATACGGGGGCGCAGATCGCCGATCTCACGAGTTCGTGGACGACGATCGGGTTGTGGGGACCGCGAGCCCGCGACATCCTCGGCGGTCTCACCAGTGCTGATGTCTCCCATGAGGGGTTCAAGTTCGGCACTGCCCGGGCGATCGAGATCGGTTCGCTCGACGTGCTCGCCTCCCGCATCTCCTATGTCGGCGACCTCGGCTGGGAACTCTACGTGCCGATGGAATCGGGGCTGAAGCTGTGGGACATGGTCATGGACGCCGGAAACGAGCACGGGCTGGTTCCCGTCGGTCTCGGCGTCTACGGCACCACCGGCCGGATCGAGAAGGGCTACCGCGCATTCGGGACCGAGCTCGATTCCGAACGCAGCGTCGTCGAGGTCGGGATGAGCCGACCGAAGGTGAAATCCCAGGATTTCATCGGCAGGGCCGCACACTTGCGCCACCGCGAGGAGGACCCGAAGACGGTGCTGTGCTCGCTCACTGTCGACGATCACACGAGTGCCAGCGGGGAGAAGCGGTACATGCTCGGCGGGGAGCCCATCGTGTCCGCGGACGGCGATGCGCTGATCGATGGGCACGGTCGACGCGCGTATGTCACCTCGGCGGGGTCGGCTCCCAGCCTGGGCAAGCATGTGCTCATGGCGTTCCTCCCGCCCGCCGAGGCTGTGCTGGGCAACCGGCTGCAAGTCGTGTACATGGAGGAGTTCTACCCGGTCACGGTGGCGTCGATCGATTCGACGCCGCTGTTCGACCCCGACAACGAGTGCATCCGGAGGTAG
- a CDS encoding electron transfer flavoprotein subunit alpha/FixB family protein translates to MTVVFVETDPAGEVTLTSAEALTFARKNPQLLPDGGAATSREVSGPPPGSPEGVVIGRLNDSAVEALGRLGVSVIHHLEHPDLAEYSAAAWAQAIVDITPESGTLLASGTPRGMELMAHAAVRTGARMAANVIAVDEEGLLRQVHGGTAFERLRLDGGLQVLTIAGHACTPEETTTTVPDIIAYDLTVAEADLATRVQRTEVEAADDASGLTSARAVVGAGRGVGSENGFAEVLELVDHLGGALGVSRVVTGLGWRPHSEQVGQTGSRISPDVYIACGISGAIQHMAGIEGAKTLVAINTDAESTMVQRADYAIIGDLHEVVAAVNEEIVRRRS, encoded by the coding sequence ATGACTGTGGTCTTCGTCGAAACCGACCCGGCTGGAGAGGTCACACTCACCTCAGCCGAAGCCCTCACCTTCGCCCGCAAAAACCCCCAATTACTACCTGACGGCGGCGCAGCAACCTCGCGCGAGGTATCTGGGCCGCCGCCAGGTAGTCCTGAGGGGGTGGTGATCGGCCGGCTCAACGATTCCGCCGTCGAGGCGCTGGGGCGACTCGGGGTGAGCGTCATCCACCACTTGGAGCACCCCGACCTCGCGGAGTACTCCGCGGCGGCCTGGGCGCAGGCGATCGTCGACATCACCCCGGAATCCGGCACGTTGCTGGCCTCGGGCACCCCGCGGGGAATGGAGCTCATGGCCCACGCCGCGGTCCGCACGGGTGCCCGGATGGCGGCCAATGTCATCGCCGTCGACGAGGAGGGCCTGCTGCGACAGGTCCACGGCGGCACCGCCTTCGAACGCCTCCGCCTCGACGGGGGTCTGCAGGTGCTCACGATCGCTGGCCACGCCTGCACACCTGAGGAGACGACGACGACCGTCCCGGACATCATCGCCTATGATCTCACCGTCGCCGAGGCTGACCTGGCCACCCGTGTCCAGCGCACCGAGGTCGAGGCCGCCGATGATGCATCCGGGCTGACCTCGGCCAGGGCCGTGGTCGGCGCCGGGCGCGGGGTCGGTTCGGAGAACGGATTCGCCGAGGTCCTCGAACTCGTCGATCACCTCGGTGGAGCCCTGGGCGTCTCTCGTGTCGTCACGGGCCTCGGGTGGCGCCCGCACTCCGAGCAGGTCGGACAGACCGGCAGCCGCATCTCCCCCGACGTCTACATCGCCTGCGGGATCTCCGGAGCGATCCAGCACATGGCCGGAATCGAAGGGGCGAAGACGCTCGTGGCGATCAACACCGACGCGGAGTCGACGATGGTCCAGCGGGCCGACTACGCGATCATCGGCGACCTCCATGAGGTGGTCGCGGCAGTCAATGAGGAGATCGTCCGCCGTCGGAGCTGA